One Paenibacillus sp. SYP-B4298 genomic window, GAAGGTATATATCAATAATGATGCCAATGTAGCTGCGCTGGGTGAAGCGTGGTCGGGCGCAGGTCGCGATGTTGGCCATTGTGTATGCTATACGCTGGGTACAGGTGTCGGTGGGGGCATTATTATTAATGGCAAGATCGTGGAGGGGTATGCAGGCAAGGCGGGAGAGCTGGGACATATCCAGATCGTGCCTGACCTGGAGGCGATTCAGTGCGGCTGCGGCAAGATGGGCTGTCTGGAGACGGTATCGTCTGCGACCGGCATCATTCGGATGGCTAAGGATGCTGTTGCCCGCGGCGATCGCACCTCACTGTCGCTGGTCGACAATATTATGGCCAAGGATGTTGTGGACGCGGCTAAGGCCGGAGATGAAGTGGCGATCCGCATCGTGAACCGCGCGGCATACTATCTGGGCAAGTCGATGTCTGTTGTATCCGTCGTATTGAACCCGCAACGGTTCATTATTGGCGGAGGGGTATCCAAGGCTGGAGAGTACTTGTTCGAACAGATCCGCGAAGTATTCGCCAAGCTGACACCAGAGTCATCGCAGGAGGGCGTAGAGATCGTACCGGCACAGCTCGGCAACGATGCGGGAATCGTCGGCGCCGCCGGGCTTGTAATTAACAGCTAGTTAACAGCTAGGAAGCATAAGAAGCAGGCGGGGTGTCCGCCATATCAGAGCGTGTCGCCTGGCAGAGCATGTCTCTGCAGCAAGGTTAGACGATAGAGACCCTTGACCTTGACCATTGCGGTCTCTGCAATGGCAAGCTGAAGATGGATATGACGCCCTAGGAGGGGTGAGAAACATGACGACAAATTCTGCATCACTAGCGAAGCTGATCATCATCACAGGGATGTCGGGCGCGGGCAAGACGATCGCAGTACAGAGTCTGGAGGATCTGGGATTCTTCTGTGTCGATAATTTGCCGCCGGTGCTAATCCCGAAATTTGCTGAATTAATTGAGCAGTCCAAGG contains:
- a CDS encoding ROK family glucokinase, with the protein product MSEKICVGVDIGGTAIKVGICNLEGKLLHTYEGPTEVSKGTDAILNNIAAYARNIVEDSPFEWEHVEGIGIGIAGFLDIPNGIVSFSPNLGLRNVNLKQYLEEKLEKKVYINNDANVAALGEAWSGAGRDVGHCVCYTLGTGVGGGIIINGKIVEGYAGKAGELGHIQIVPDLEAIQCGCGKMGCLETVSSATGIIRMAKDAVARGDRTSLSLVDNIMAKDVVDAAKAGDEVAIRIVNRAAYYLGKSMSVVSVVLNPQRFIIGGGVSKAGEYLFEQIREVFAKLTPESSQEGVEIVPAQLGNDAGIVGAAGLVINS